The genomic window atcccccgccacctgcagctggccgtccgcaacgacgaggagctcaacaaactcctgggcggagtgaccatcgctcagggcggcgtgctgcccaacatccaggctgttcttctgcccaagaagaccgagaaggcccccaagtccaagtaaagcaaagttgctggaaaccaacgacacaaaggctcttttaagagccacacactcacctctgaagaacaaaactcctcatatcacccatcaatttaaagcacacgcacaagtcatttttagattatattagattcaactttaatctcattgcacagtagaagtgcttatatataaccagaagtgcaatgaaggcagtaaaagtgcagagtaatgtgcaaatttaaaaaaacggaaaatgtgaagtaaaatttgtaaatacataagatatgtacagtaataaatatatatggaatagagcagtattaagaggtattcTATTATATAAGTGATGAATATACTATGAGCAAGatcaataaatatgaatacactattggtgggattatacagtagtaaacaaaaaaaataagtagcagtctagtgcaaatgtttaatggttggaggacggtgggtggcagtccaagccagggtggaggagggaagtatagtcactggaggagctgtgtgtggtgcggggcagctgcttttactgtggtgcagagtttagcagggtgacagccacagggatgaagctgttcctggacctgctggtccgggaacggaggaccctgtagcgtctcccagaagggaggtgggcaaacagtctgtggctggggtgtgagctgcccttgacaatgctgcgagcccccgcagacatctcttgctctggacagcctcaatggtggggagtgaggaaccagtgatgtgttgggcagttttcaccaccctctgcaggccactagcattcaatatgtattcattggtatggttcattctgtgtcagatgtttgtgtcatctggtgaggaaaccatcactcatatggaagtttaaatataaaagatacacacttcaaatttcagtacgtctaaggttcatggatccatggcatacatctctcatgatggacggtatgaatgcaaaaacaacacatactgtcttcctaatgaaatagaaactagtgtgggtagaacagatttaatgcaatttgaacgctctttacatttgtcattatgcaaatatagggtgagaagtaaagagagctattggttaaacatcttacaaactCTCATAAGATAGTAATGTAGTCATAAACAATCACTCTGGTACCTTTgcttaatctgtaaaatctgcttttaaaagttagGTGCTGTGTGTCCGGTCACATGTGGGATTATAGACGTGTTTCACATGAGACAggttttcattcaaaacattgaccAGGTCCTCTGTTGTATTAAAGTGCCCCAGTACACATAACAGTTATCCAGCATTCAGAACACCAGGACcattgaagtggagcagctaaatggaactcagccatcattattattattgtatacattttctcctgtgattcttctggtgtgacagtgcatggagctctgtcaccatctgaatggtttggattcCTCAATAAGAGTGTTGAGCACTGAAGTTTACTCtttttccccagaggagcaggactctggatcagttcaaccaagacctccacttgtttgctgagctttcgacgacttctcagagtcttcttcagtgaactcaaatagctgtggcctcatcaggtgagcgaaggttgtaatgttggtcttgagatagtatattttaattataagctgaaacatttacttggtgTTTAAATCACAAAGCTGAGcaaaacatcacctggaaaaactctctactccctgttagtaaatgtaactttgtgactttccctctgttggtgttgcagtgtctgatgacagttcaccaatactttagtttaatgacagacactgatcaagttgatgcagctacagagctcatttctatgactcaaacaagtagctgcaataaagcaggagaagctgagctactggaaaacaaagcttcggaacagaacatggaagagagttattctggtagtggactttactcaggttcacatcatttggagagcagctccatctgttggctgcctgaggttactacagcacagtatggttacatgatgtgaggctggaattgtcatttttctaagcagctgtcacttttctatttagcaaggaaagacacgaggtaaaacgataaatataacaactaaggcagactctttaaaaagtatggtatataaagtaatggcgatatcgctgaacatccctaggcaacgtctatgtcgccaggatctgaaacagacatggaattaatggaaaaagtaacaccaataaggaaaagacagaacacagagaggcaaatgaggatgaataagaaaagtaagagtaagaataaagattgaaaacaagaatactaataatgcaaacactaatttcattaaataccagggggctgaaaaacaaaatacatcagatatATAGGATGGGTAATTATGACATATGTTAACAAggaacacagtgatttgaaatccaaatgagagaagtgcagaacgaatagatgggagatgtgtatacaaacaatggcgatgggaacatgaggggagctgctatattaagaaaaggaggagtgagagtgattgtgaaatatttgttttattattgttattattgataattatatgtaatatatatattacctaacactgttcaaatcaattcaaagatcatatccttagataatttgatcctatgatgctgtcatgtcacatagataattggctcctttgataccataggctatttgattatttgacttacttataaaggagcaacaggtacaattgactaaatatgaaagaacagcacgtaagattgacttacatataaaagagatgaaataacctattaccatcagggtaattataagaaatatgtgtttattattgttattgttattatttatataatatatatatatatatatatatatatataggaatttATGTCgatatttagtgcttttttctaATACTAGACCCAGATAAGTGGGTCTAGTATCTAGTatcaacaataatatatttatatatatatatattatcattgagTACTAGTTTATGTCAaagaactagttgaacaaattaccaatttattgaaaaaatcaaccaaacaatcacaatataaaacagtataacataatacaaacacaataaatgatgtattctcataaaataactgtcctttcaatgtgtgtgtatatattcagttcccagtgtagtgtgtgcttgaagattcactggttccgttctggtccgggtctttatgtctctaaactcagtactacctgtctacctgacgggcagtactggggtctgatgtcttctggataaacgatcaggttcaatctggatcatacagttggccacactgcatccacggtctgggttctgctcgccatctcagcattcagaataacaggattgagattcttctggtattcataaaaaaacaaaaaatctacacaaagtgcagaataatcagtgtctgtttcctaattatatttctaatgtttaaaaagtatggtatatgaagtaatgacgatattgctgaacatcatgttacatgatgcatgtgtgtgggtaggagtaggctactccttcacagagtttaaagccatgttttataatatttgatgttttgatatttactaacttcttaatctgaacattgtaagatgacatctaatattgctcaatctatctagactccctgtagttaagaactctgtctctacatatttatggacagtggtgatgaatgatgaggaaacagctctttgtggaaagacgtgtgtggctcttaaaagagccttttaccaggatggacatgtttcacagtgaggacagatcacttcttcttggctgctgtcttcttcgctttgggtttggcgaccttcttcgcgggggacttcttggcagcaggcgcctttttcaccaccttcttggggctcttcgtcaccttcttgggagtcttcgccactttcttggggctcttcgccattttcttggggctcttggtgggcttcttggccgctgctggtttagccaccttcttcggggactttttagcggctgctggcttcatggctcccgccgacttgggctttttagccactgcgggtttcttggcggcgggcttcttggctttgggagcggccttcttcactgcctctttcttgctcatcttgaacgagccggtggccccggttcccttggtctggaccagggtcccgctgacaaccagcttcttgatggtggtgttgacgcgggaattgttcttctccacatcgtagcctccggcagccagagccttcttgagggcggacacggacgcgccactgcgctccttggacgcggacacggccttcacgatgagctcactgacgctggggccggcggtcttcggtttcacgaccttcttcttggccgctttaaccttggcggcggctggtgctggagctggagcggcttctgccatctttctctttgcgtTTAGATCAACGACGAACTAACGGAGTGAGTTACAGGACTGATGAAGAGTCCTGATCGGGAGGCGGTACTTGGACACATcatgagaaccgtggagactcaatcgagccgtggctcccgtgtacagtgtgaacgcacagacacttgtgttttctcttcactgataaacgagtaaaaactcagtgggtgagcggtgcttgaggctgacagtgaggaagcaggtagcggacttatttgtcttcatgttgaagtcatgaagagctctgatgctctctgcatttggcCGGTGGAGCCTCCGAACACGACCCGTTCaccgcggtgagcagcgctgctcagcggcttttcccactagtttctctcctaaaatgagttcaaaagcaccacagctccaccaaaacccgtttcctagctgctccacatgtttgttcagagacaccgagtgaaaacaagcacctgttgaggatctcttagtaataaagtcaagtaattgtgcaggcagcaaacacaccgctgatggccgaggctcctggtgaagttgagccagacttcctatcagagccgtgaatttttcatcctgaggaagcttgagagtcattatagaagtagggctacatttcatatccatgttgaatttgtcaatattcacctcaagcaaggattaaattaatattggggcacatttctctcatttaacaccaaaagtaaacaggttacatcatttcatttccagaaaatgtttaagctgtaaattagtttgagaatttctctacttagtaaatacaaacttttgctcatcatagtaacactgggatacatgtttttgtatattatgatcattattatttgtgtaaaataatcatttaaacatgacaaacgtttctgaaaaacgatttgacccGTGTGTGAGAACTCTCTGTTAACCTGTCAATATGTTACCTACTGGTCTAaagatcaagtcttctcagacttttatagccaataacacattcatattacaatttaaggccttagtgtcaacaaactctgtgtttatccagaatgtacacacgtgtgcagtatgtgaaagtgtttgtgtacattgtagaatgtaaacatgtcattttaaccactcaaacagactttaattacatattactttatataaaaacactattacacataatgctttaaatgctaacaatgatttaaaaaaaaaaaaaaaaaaccttcactcaaCCCCATCCAAGCCCATGgcataaccaaaataacagtgttgttgttgatctcatcgttttaaatcatgaatcaaaggtacgatagcaaagacaaatttgagagaTGGTCACTCTGCCCAGAAGTTTGTTGAGCTTGTTAAGACTGAAATCTTtactatgcatgtgtgcgtgtctgtggagatggctctgaaagtcaactttaaacaaaagcagtttgttagacgggggtgggggtaggggcagtttgggaagaatatgtgggaaatatgtagccctGACACGGTGACTTTtagtaacctttgctgcttagtgttaatgtggaagctggttcaaatgtgtgtgcatCACATCGCTGTTCAAACTTGCAGCTGTCTAATAAGGCCTACTGTGAgaactttgaatctgtgacattCATTACGCTGTACTTTTGCTTGTTCTCatacttaactttttatattaaagcataccTCCCTTAGCTTCCACACAGAGTTCGTGCAGCTGGCCCAGCTTCAGGAGGGCAGATAGGCAAGgcgttgttttgtctggagatggtgCATGCTTACTGAAGACTCACAAGGCGTCATATTAGTAAATACTTGTTGAAATTAGACcagaccggctcttctcatatttgggATAAACCAACATGTTGACAAGCTCCCCGTCGCTGTGGACGGCTACAGGTTACGGGggatgaaaatacaatgttaaggatgcccccacaaaaccatgaccattttattcaatgtccatttctgcaaacaaaaccagatgaatatagtaaaacagaatccagcagaatgtcagattgtaatcaacaacactttcaagcattcatgaggtgcttttaaaactggtcagtatccaatgatgcaaaatgaaaggtgaacatagtcacactgtcagcccggacttataataaatgtccataacactttcaaaaacagttccacataagcatcaagtgcttacactgctggacactgcactaacacgtttggttgggggttgtgttttagattaaaagctatttaagtagttaacaaacacacaaaccatactTGGTTACATACTTGGTCACTTAGGTTACAATTTTTATTCCAATAATGTTATGGAGGGTTTTAATAGCTGGGGTCCAAAGGACTCAAAGGATAAACTATTTCAATGTGAGGCTAACAGGAGGGCTAAGTGAGACATTGtgagctgagtctttgtgtgaccattgtttttcattcaaggctgCTCAATATTCATACTTTGACTAAGTACTACCACAATCAGTCCTAATGATACTCTTATTTCTAACCAAGCCTTTTTCACCGGCACTATTCCTACTGGATGGAAACGTGCTACAGTCCTACTGCTACACAAAACTGAGaaagtgtcagactttaatATCTGCCGTCCTACATCCACACCTGTGGAGGCGCTAGCGCACCATAGACGTATTTATCAGCGGCCATgagaatccacagaggaggaagacggctgCCTCTGTCTTCTAATAGGTCCTCATTCTGGCTATGACTAGCTGTGTTTCCGCGTAGCAGTGCATTGACTAGATCTCAtcttactgaagaaagatgtctggacgaggaaagggaggaaaggggctCGGTAAAGGAGGCGCAAAGCGTCACCGCAAAGTTCTCCGTGACAACATCCAGGGCATTACCAAGCCCGCCATCCGCCGCCTGGCTCGCCGTGGCGGAGTGAAGCGTATCTCCGGTCTGATCTACGAGGAGACCCGCggcgtgttgaaggttttcctggagaacgtgatccgcgatgctgtcacctacaccgagcacgccaagaggaagaccgtcaccgccatggacgtggtgtatgctctgaagagacaggGCCGCACTCTCTACGGCTTCGGCGGATAAACTCACTTTCCAACAGCTCAACAaaacaacggctcttttaagagccacacaccgaGTCAATGCGagctcacatcctctgctcaaCAACAAGTCGTTCTCTGAGTAGATGTCTTGCAATGTCAAgatttcaaagttatttaatatcaaaacatcaaataacaaTTACTAATcgtagtttcctctttaatttctaaACGTAGAAGTGACCCGTAAAAACAGTTAATATTAAACTGTTATCTCTTcatacacatgtgtgtgtgtgtatatactgtagtaacaccaggcagccaacagatagaactgctctccagatatgtgaactggaacaacgtccactaccagttgaactctcctacatgtcctgtcagaagctttgttttccagtagctcagcttctcctgttttattgcagattctgatctgttctgagttttgaaaatgagctctgtagctgcatcaacttgatcagttgaacactaagttaaatatcagagtgtaattaaaaaggaccagggacagagctgtttgtttAGGTGCTGCACCTCACCAGTTTGTTGCGTTGAACGGATGTTGAGGCGTAGGTGAAAATGAGTCACCCCCTGTAACAGCAtcactataaaataaacaacaatctgaCCACAATTTAAGGAAGTGAAGTGGACATTACTCATTCCATCTTTCAGTCAAGCACGTGGGGAGGGTGGcgagacaagaaaaaagaaatgttggccaagttaaataaattcatcatgttacttacattatctgacttgtattttaattcaaataggttaacaaacagacattaacatgaatacacagacactcacacacatatccaaacgcacacataaatatatacacacagacacacagccattaAGTGCATATCTAAATTCACATAGCTTCATTTGCTGCTATGAAGAACACACGAGTGGTCCTCTACGTGCACACCACAGCGTCCGTTAGACACTGACGTTCCCTCGTACCTCGGGAGTTTGGTAAGGGCCTTACACTGAAGCCTTCTGGACCCTCACTGACTGACCTATTGACTTACTCACTGGCTAATGGAGACATGATTGcaaaacactcaaataaaacacagcacttgatTGGATGTGTAATCAGATGTTgtgtccactgttcttcaacaaagtc from Platichthys flesus chromosome 22, fPlaFle2.1, whole genome shotgun sequence includes these protein-coding regions:
- the LOC133933462 gene encoding histone H4-like isoform X2, producing MSISMSGRGKGGKGLGKGGAKRHRKVLRDNIQGITKPAIRRLARRGGVKRISGLIYEETRGVLKVFLENVIRDAVTYTEHAKRKTVTAMDVVYALKRQGRTLYGFGG
- the LOC133933462 gene encoding histone H4-like isoform X3, translating into MTNMSGRGKGGKGLGKGGAKRHRKVLRDNIQGITKPAIRRLARRGGVKRISGLIYEETRGVLKVFLENVIRDAVTYTEHAKRKTVTAMDVVYALKRQGRTLYGFGG